A genomic stretch from Strongyloides ratti genome assembly S_ratti_ED321, chromosome : 1 includes:
- a CDS encoding Caenorhabditis elegans ly-6-related family-containing protein, with translation MSIKVTVLKISTIISKCKTFVWFYHNEMRLRIPKNYSKIDKQKYIIIIYIIFILFHLSFPIKGAIVPDGSFFDPHLTNIISHQQDYKKINGGFIESSTMNHVMYPDNNNNIEMESFEESHDLFDSSYIRSDDFLPPKYEEHIFDGQPASDTAKCYSCMSTFYGAVWPAINHVYKKPKNFTNKCNEDNVDSNYVPATMCSTICVHMWEDANVGGVKIKGHIRGCLDDILINGFNQTVVTWYRWMHRDSCRQYRKRELFKIPSDQSDESMVNVCTCYSDHCNSGSQVSHCSLLSLLLVLSIIIFKEILERR, from the exons ATGTCTATTAAGGTAacagtattaaaaatatcaactATTATTTCTAAATGTAAAACATTTGTATGGTTCTATCATAATGAAATGAGATTGAGGATACctaaaaattatagtaaaatagataaacaaaaatatattattattatatatattatcttcatattatttcatttatcaTTTCCCATAAAAGGAGCTATCGTACCTGATGGTTCTTTTTTTGATCCACATCttacaaatataatatcaCATCAAcaagattataaaaaaataaatggtgGATTCATAGAAAGTAGTACAATGAATCATGTAATGTATcctgataataataataatattgagaTGGAAAGTTTTGAAGAGAGTCATGATCTTTTTGATTCATCATATATAAGATCTGATGATTTTTTACCTCCTAAATATGAAGAACACATATTTGATGGGCAACCAGCTAGtg atacgGCTAAATGTTATTCATGTATGTCAACTTTTTATGGTGCTGTATGGCCAGCAATAAAtcatgtttataaaaaacctaaaaattttacaaataaatgtAATGAAGATAATGTTGATTCTAATTATGTTCCTGCAACAATGTGTTCTACAATATGTGTACATATGTGGGAAGATGCCAATGTTGGTG GTGTTAAAATCAAAGGACATATTCGTGGGTGTTTAGATGATATCTTAATAAACGGTTTTAATCAAACAGTTGTCACTTGGTATAGGTGGATGCATAGAGATAGTTGTAGACAGTATAGGAAACGTGAACTTTTCAAGATTCCTTCTGATCAAAGTGATGAAAGTATGGTTAATGTTTGTACATGCTACTCAGATCATTGTAATTCCGGTTCACAAGTTTCTCATTGTtctttattatctttattattagtgctttcaatcattatttttaaagaaattctTGAAAGACGGTGa
- a CDS encoding Ubiquitin carboxyl-terminal hydrolase gives MIFADTVILLNFLIKIVGKEKCLKERKEMSPIDKTSSSPSSNNLIGQPCGLTNLGNTCFFNSVMQCLLNTHVIKEYTLNVSKATSLEVPKRDVYINDNKVSLDEMVIKVDAEKCRLTESFKKFYITFTSMKRVDPRDLFFEICAKADRFRGWAQQDAHELLRYLMDGLKTEEIDRFKKAIMSELQFPISGKEAKPEHAQYARAILEVGRKPMIDRVFGGSLVQTLTCCRCKYVSSRLEPFMDLSLPLASMTTNSPLIKPTINFGNNKHPEAKKAKKDNRMKIGLSRENDDVDNDILDDDIDGKKDEFEESSGSGLEEEITSDGEQEMDDYDNYQSNNNSNCSQNHLDRYRERLVEVDGDDCNEERSVYNCLKQFTSEEDLTGSNSYECEKCCLEFNKKKLKENPKAKKKMVEAKKKYLIYSPPVILTLHLKRFEQVHNSVYVRTRKISGYVDFNFELDLAPFVAKHGQRIVPGEKRVLYRLYGIVVHSGGLSGGHYIAYVKTRREISYIKEFFNNAASYDDFMKQVTERDEDECLRDIPKKYNENREDFNKDGRWYCCSDSSVHAVDVDQVSKCEAYILFYEQCVVANGKKKEKITKKHR, from the exons atgataTTTGCAGACA CAGTCATATTATTAA attttttaat AAAAATAG TTGGCaaagaaaaatgtttaaaggAAAGGAAGGAAATGTCACCTATTGATAAAACATCATCATCACCATCATCAAATAATTTGATTGGCCAGCCATGTGGTCTTACAAATTTAGGAAATACTTGTTTCTTTAATTCTGTTATGCAATGTCTTTTAAATACTCATGTTATTAAGGAATATACTTTGAATGTTTCTAAGGCAACATCTTTAGAAGTACCCAAAAGAgatgtttatataaatgataacaaAGTTTCATTAGATGAAATGGTTATTAAAGTTGATGCTGAAAAATGTCGTTTAACagaaagttttaaaaaattttatattacttttacttCAATGAAACGTGTCGATCCAAGAGATTTGTTTTTTGAAATTTGTGCAAAGGCTGATCGTTTTCGTGGATGGGCTCAACAGGATGCTCATGAATTATTAAGATATTTGATGGATGGTTTGAAGACTGAGGAGATAGatagatttaaaaaagcCATTATGAGTGAATTACAATTTCCGATATCGGGAAAAGAGGCAAAACCTGAACATGCTCAATATGCAAGAGCTATACTAGAAGTTGGTAGAAAACCAATGATTGATCGTGTTTTTGGTGGTAGTTTGGTTCAAACACTGACATGTTGTAGGTGTAAGTATGTCTCCTCTAGACTAGAACCTTTTATGGATCTTTCTTTACCTCTTGCTTCTATGACAACAAATTCACCTTTAATTAAACCAACAATAAATTTTGGAAACAACAAACATCCTGAGGCtaaaaaagcaaaaaaagataatagaATGAAAATTGGTTTATCAAGGGAGAATGATGATGttgataatgatattttgGATGATGATATTGATGGTAAGAAGGATGAATTTGAAGAAAGTTCTGGTAGTGGTCTTGAGGAGGAAATTACAAGTGATGGAGAACAGGAAATGGATGATTATGATAATTATCAATCTAATAACAACTCTAATTGTTCACAAAATCATCTAGATAGATATAGGGAAAGACTTGTTGAAGTTGATGGTGATGATTGTAATGAGGAGCGTAGTGTATACAATTGTCTAAAACAATTTACTTCAGAGGAAGATTTAACAGGATCTAATTCTTATGAATGTGAAAAATGTTGTCttgaatttaataaaaaaaagctaAAAGAAAATCCTAAAGCtaagaaaaaaatggttGAAGCTAAAAAGAAATATCTCATATACTCTCCACCTGTAATACTTACATTACATCTTAAAAGATTTGAACAGGTTCATAATTCAGTTTATGTTAGAACTAGAAAAATTTCTGGATATGTTGATTTTAACTTTGAATTAGACTTAGCTCCATTTGTTGCTAAACATGGACAA CGTATTGTACCAGGAGAAAAAAGGGTATTATACCGTTTATATGGTATTGTTGTTCATTCCGGTGGTCTTAGTGGTGGACATTATATTGCTTATGTCAAAACAAGAAGGGAAATATCTTACATTAAAGAATTCTTTAATAATGCAGCAAGTTATGATGACTTTATGAAGCAAGTAACTGAACGAGATGAAGATGAATGCCTCAGAGATATACCaaagaaatataatgaaaatcgtgaagattttaataaagatgGGAGATGGTATTGTTGTAGTGATTCATCTGTTCATGCTGTTGATGTGGATCAAGTTAGTAAATGTGAGgcatatattcttttttatgagc AGTGTGTTGTCGCTAacggaaaaaaaaaagaaaagattaCAAAGAAGCATAg aTAA
- a CDS encoding Glycogen synthase kinase 3 alpha — MVVVNVYRVHANGIEKKVDLCINNKSFIGTGKFGYVIDAIVETSNGTVHHVAIKKIKINKEDESIISRELYFLQISTHPCIVTLLYHYIIMTDENTFHCLILEYFPLDLLYSFQLFYALSYVHSRSVAHRDIKPANLLINDEYGILKLADFGSCIVLQEGEHYNPYQITRFYRPPELLFGAEIYTYKIDIWSGICTMIEMALGHPLFLGKCRIDQATKILDALGIPTSEELKSMNIKKINCKSRIPHGIIQSHEKYLLTKEMIELTETNLVYNPNQRMEANEILKHPYFVPISQNQNFNREENKQIPSFIKDFNF; from the exons atgGTTGTAGTTAATGTTTATCGTGTCCATGCAAACGggattgaaaaaaaagtggatctttgtattaataataaatcttttattgGTACAGGAAAATTTGGTTATGTTATTGATGCTATTGTTGAGACGTCAAATGGTACTGTACACCATGTtgcaattaaaaaaattaaaattaataaagagGATGAATCAATTATATCAAGAGAGTTATACTTTCTTCAAATTTCAACACATCCATGTATTGttacattattatatcattatattattatgacTGATGAAAAT acatTTCATTGTTTAATATTAGAGTATTTTCCTTTGGATTTG cTTTATTCATTTCAACTATTTTATGCATTATCTTATGTACACTCTCGATCAGTGGCACATCGTGACATCAAACCAGctaatcttttaataaatgatgaatatggtatattaaaattggCTGATTTTGGAAGTTGTATTGTTTTACAAGAAGGTGAACATTACAATCCATATCAAATAACACGTTTTTATCGTCCTCCAGAATTATTATTTGGAGCTGAAATATATACctataaaattgatatatgGTCAGGTATATGTACAATGATAGAAATGGCTCTAGGACATCCTTTATTTTTAGGAAAATGTAGAATTGATCAAGCaactaaaattttagatGCACTTGGTATACCTACTTCAGAGGAACTTAAAAgtatgaatataaaaaaaattaattgtaaaagtAGGATACCTCATGGTATTATACAATCTCATGAAAAATATCTATTAACAAAAGAGATGATTGAACTTACAGAAACAAATTTAGTATACAATCCCAACCAACGAATGGAGgcaaatgaaattttaaaacatccATATTTTGTACCAATATCacaaaatcaaaattttaatcgtgaagaaaataaacaaattccttcatttattaaagactttaatttttaa
- a CDS encoding Long-chain fatty acid transport protein 4 — MTSSCSKTGNGSCKTDNGCCQMNGLSKFAIISIFIAYGINVLNPDTGLLKTGAIILTINILTSDIFLRIIKTLPRDIKGILTLIMIKYKVYKAFKKNEPLHYYWMSNVKKYGNSEAIIDIDNNKTLTFNEVNSLANKYANFFLSKGYTKGDVVALYSENSLEFFAFWIGMSKIGVVTAWINSNLKSEPLSHSIKSAKTTTIITTNSLINTLQKLFDSKLLDKDEYKLYNLSNEKVNEYINLKDVCDNCSEIDKKYHPNFKDILCYIYTSGTTGNPKPAVIKHYRYFFMSNGIKTAFGITKEDRIYITMPMYHSAAGILGTGQLIVGGSTLIIKKKFSASNFWKDAVKYRCTVSQYIGEICRYLLAQKQIDEEKKHPIKLMFGNGLRGEIWPEFVNRFNIRKIGEFYGSTEGNSNILNLNSHVGACGFFPIYPFIKAFYPVRLLKVDEETGEILRDKNGLCITCQPGEMGEMCGVIKKNDPLLNFEGYVNKDDTSKKVIRDVTVKGDMVFTSGDLLYWDELGYLYFKDRRGDTFRWKGENCSTMEVEGILQPIKTVQDVSVYGVEIPGKEGRAGMAGVSLIDNVNVTNFVKDIANILIESLPPYAVPLFLRICKEVEQTGTFKLKKTTLQKEGFDLKKCKGDSIYYMDWSTKSYTLLTPEMQENIETGKYTKL; from the exons ATGACATCCAGCTGTTCTAAAACTGGGAATGGCTCTTGTAAAACAGATAATGGTTGTTGTCAAATGAATGGATTATCTAAATTTGCCATaataagtatatttataGCATATGGAATAAATGTTCTTAATCCAGATACTGGACTTTTAAAAACAGGtgcaattattttaactataaatatacttacttctgatatatttttgaggattattaaaacattaccACGCGATATAAAAGGaatattaactttaattatgataaaatataaagtttataaagcatttaaaaaaaatgaaccATTACATTATTATTGGATGAGTAATGTTAAAAAGTATGGAAATAGTGAGGCTATAAttgatattgataataataaaacattaactTTTAATGAAGTTAACTCTCTTGCCAATAAATAtgcaaatttttttctttctaaaGGTTATACTAAAGGTGATGTTGTAGCATTATATTCAGAAAATTCATTAGAATTTTTTGCTTTTTGGATTGGGATGTCAAAGATTGGTGTTGTAACGGCATGGATtaattcaaatttaaaatcaGAACCATTGTCACATTCAATAAAATCTGCTAAAACAACAACAATTATTACCACAAATAGTCTTATCAATA caCTTCAAAAGTTGTTTGATAGTAAGTTACTTGATAAGGATGAatacaaattatataatttatctaaTGAAAAAGTAAATGAATACATTAATTTAAAGGATGTATGTGATAATTGTAGTGAaattgataagaaatatcATCCAAACTTTAAGGATATCCTTTGCTATATTTATACTTCAGGAACAACAGGAAATCCAAAACCTGCTGTCATCAAACATTATcggtatttttttatgtctAATGGTATTAAAACTGCATTTGGTATTACAAAAGAGGATcgaatatatataacaatgCCAATGTACCACTCAGCAGCTGGTATTTTAGGGACAGGACAATTAATTGTTGGTGGTTcaacattaataattaaaaaaaaattttcagcaTCTAATTTTTGGAAGGATGCTGTTAAATATAGATGTACAGTTTCACAATATATTGGTGAAATATGTCGGTATCTTTTGGCTCAAAAACAAattgatgaagaaaaaaaacatccaattaaattaatgtttGGTAATGGTTTACGTGGTGAAATTTGGCCTGAATTTGTTAATAGATTTAACATTAGAAAAATAGGAGAATTTTATGGTAGTACAGAGGGTAAttctaatatattaaatcttAATTCACATGTTGGAGCATGTGGATTTTTTCCAATTTATCCATTTATAAAAGCATTTTATCCTGTtagattattaaaagttgATGAAGAAACAGGTGAAATATTACGTGATAAAAATGGTTTATGTATTACATGTCAACCTGGAGAAATGGGTGAGATGTGTggagttattaaaaaaaatgatccattattaaattttgagGGATATGTTAATAAAGATGATACatcaaaaaaagttattagaGATGTTACTGTTAAAGGTGATATGGTATTTACATCAGGAGATTTATTATATTGGGATGAATTAGGTTacctttattttaaagatagaAGAGGTGATACTTTTAGATGGAAAGGTGAAAATTGTAGTACAATGGAAGTTGAAGGTATTTTACAACCAATTAAAACTGTTCAGGATGTCTCTGTTTATGGTGTTGAGATTCCGGGAAAAGAAGGAAGAGCTGGAATGGCAGGGGTATCATTAATTGATAATGTAAATGTaacaaattttgttaaagatattgcaaatatattaatagaaaGTTTACCCCCATATGCTGttccattatttttaaggATATGTAAAGAGGTTGAACAAACTGGTACatttaaacttaaaaaaacaacattacaaaaagaaggatttgatttaaaaaaatgtaaaggtgattcaatttattatatgGATTGGTCTACAAAATCATATACATTATTAACTCCTGAAATGCAGGAGAACATTGAAACAGGAAAATACAcaaaattgtaa